The segment TAAAGATTGGATTAAATCTATCCAAGTTATTCATTAACGCATTTGCAACATCTTCTGTTGTTTGGGTCCATTTTTCAATTACTCTTTCATATCTTTCATCTTCAGATATGAATCCTCTTCTATACATCTTTTCTATTTTTTCTACTGCTAAATCAGTATCAGAAAGTAATTTGTTTTTAGCTTCTGGCACTGTCATATCAGATACTGATATTGTTACAGCTCCAATAGTTGAGTAATGATATCCTCTAGACTTAATCTTATCAAGCATAGTTGATGTTTCTGTTGGACCGTATTTGTTGTAACATTTATCTATTATCTTTCCTAAATTTTTCTTAGTTACTAGGAAATCGACTTCTAATTTAAATTCATTTTCAGGATTACTTCTATCGATAAATCCTAAATCTTGTGGTATAGAATCATTAAAGATTAGTTTTCCTGGTGTAGTGTCAATTATTCCACTTATAACCTCACCATCTTTTTCTTTTGTCATTCTAACCTTTATTTTAGCATGAATATCTATAGCACCAGTTTGATATGCCATCATAACTTCATCTGGGTTTGAGAATACTTTGCCTTCCCCTTTAACACCATCTTTATCTATTGTTAAATAATATGAACCTAATATCATATCCTGAGTAGGGACACATACTGGTTTACCATCTGAAGGTTTTAAAATATTATTTGCTGCAAGCATTAAAAATCTAGCTTCTGCTTGTGCTTCAACTGATAAAGGTACATGAACAGCCATTTGGTCTCCGTCGAAATCCGCATTATATGCTGTACATACTAATGGATGAAGTTTTATTGCTCTTCCTTCAACAAGTACCGGTTGGAATGCTTGAATTCCAAGTCTATGAAGAGTAGGAGCACGGTTTAATAATACAGGATGTTCTGATATAACTTCTTCAAGTACATCCCATACTTGAGGCATAACTCTTTCAACCATTTTCTTAGAACTCTTAATATTATGAGCTGCTCCACTTTCAACAAGCTTTTTCATAACAAATGGCTTAAATAATTCAAGAGCCATTTCTTTTGGAAGACCGCATTGATACATTTTCAACTCTGGTCCTACAACTATAACTGAACGTCCAGAATAGTCAACACGTTTTCCAAGTAAGTTTTGTCTGAATCTTCCTTGCTTACCTTTAAGCATATCAGATAATGATTTCAATGGTCTGTTTCCAGGACCAGTAACCGGTCTTCCTCTTCTACCATTATCGATAAGCGCATCTACAGCTTCCTGTAACATTCTCTTTTCATTTCTTACTATTATATCAGGAGCTCCTAAATCTAAAAGCTTTTTTAATCTATTATTTCTATTTATAACTCTTCTATATAAATCATTTAAATCAGATGTTGCAAATCTTCCTCCATCCAATTGAACCATTGGTCTTAAATCTGGAGGTATTACTGGAATAACATCTATTATCATCCATTGAGGTTTATTAGTAGATTTTCTAAATGATTCAACAACTTCTAACCTTCTTATAGTTCTTACTTTCTTTTGACCTGTGCTCGTCTTTAAAGCTTCTTTTAGTTCTTGAGATAATTGTTCTAAATCTATTTCTTCTAAAAGATTTTTTACAGCTTCGGCACCCATTCCAGCTTCAAAAGCTTCTTCTCCATATTTTTCAACACTTTCTCTATATTCTTTCTCACTTAGTAGCTGTTTCTTTAATAGTGGAGTTTCTTTAGGGTCTAAAACAACGTATGATGCAAAATATAATACTTTTTCCAAAGATCTAGGTGACATATCAAGTATAAGACCCATACGAGATGGTATTCCTTTAAAATACCATATGTGAGATACAGGGGCTGCAAGTTCTATATGCCCCATTCTTTCACGTCTTACTTTTGACTTTGTTACTTCTACTCCACATCTATCACATACTATACCTTTATATCTTACTCTCTTGTATTTACCACAGTGACATTCCCAATCCTTTATAGGTCCAAATATTCTTTCACAGAATAACCCATCTTTTTCAGGTTTTAAAGTCCTATAGTTAATAGTTTCAGGTTTTTTTACTTCCCCTCTTGACCATTCTCTTATTTGCTCTGGTGAAGCTAAACCAATTTGTAATGCCTCAAAATTATTTAACTCTATCAAGGGTAAATCCTCCCTCCACATTAATGTTCATCATTAAAATCTTCTAACTCTAACCCATTTTCAAGTTCATCTAATGGTAGATCATTGTATTCTAACTTCATTTCATCAAATTCATCAATGTCATTCATATCTTCTACAGCTTCTTCACTATCGTCTTTTGATTGTTGGTGTTGTGTAACTGGAATGGTTTCATCTTCATTCCCTTCTATATTTACACCTAATTCTTCCATTTCCTCATCTACAGTTTCTTTTATTGTGATTTCTTCATTATCCCCACTTAATACTTTTACATCTAAGCATAAAGCTTGAAGTTCTTTTATAAGTACTTTAAATGATTCTGGAACTCCTGGTTCTGGAATATTTTCTCCCTTAACAATAGCTTCGTAAGTCTTAACTCTACCAACAACATCATCTGATTTAACTGTTAAAACTTCTTGAAGTGTGTGCGCCGCACCATATGCTTCAAGTGCCCAAACTTCCATTTCTCCGAATCTTTGACCACCGAATTGTGCTTTACCACCTAATGGTTGCTGAGTAACCAATGAATATGGTCCTGTAGATCTTGCGTGTATCTTATCATCAACCAAGTGGTGAAGTTTTAAGATATACATGTATCCTACAGTTACTCTATTATCAAAAGGTTCTCCTGTTCTTCCGTCATATAAAACAGTTTTACCATCAGCATTATATCCAGCTTCTTTTAATAAATCTACAATTTCATCTTCGAATGCACCATTAAATACTGGTGTTGCTATGTGCCATCCCATTTCTCCTGCCGCCCATCCTAAGTGAACTTCAAGTACCTGACCGATATTCATACGAGAAGGTACGCCTAGAGGATTTAAGCATATTTGAAGTGGTCTTCCATCTGGTAAGAATGGCATATCTTCTTCTGGTAATATTCTAGAGATAACACCCTTATTACCGTGTCTTCCTGCCATCTTATCTCCAACTGATATCTTTCTTTTTTGTGCTATATAGCATCTTACAAGTTCATTAACTCCTGGAGGTAATTCATCACCATTTTCTCTTGTAAATACTTTTACATCAACAATGATTCCTGCTTCTCCATGAGGAACTCTTAATGAAGTATCTCTAACTTCTCTTGCTTTCTCTCCGAATATAGCTCTTAGAAGTCTTTCTTCAGCTGTAAGTTCTGTTTCTCCCTTAGGAGTAACTTTACCTACTAATATATCTCCAGATCTAACTTCTGCACCTATTCTTACGATTCCACGTTCATCTATATTTTTAAGAGCATCTTCTCCTACATTAGGTATATCTCTTGTTATTTCTTCTGGTCCTAGTTTTGTATCCCTAGCTTCTGATTCATATTCTTCAATGTGAATAGATGTAAATATATCATCACGTACAAGTTGCTCTGAAACTAACATAGCATCCTCGTAGTTATATCCTTCCCAAGTTATGAATCCCATACGTATATTTTGACCTAATGCAATTTCACCAAAATCTGTAGATGGTCCATCAGCTAAAACATCCCCAGCTTTTAATCTCTCACCCTTGCTTACTATAGGTCTTTGATTTATACAAGTTCCTTGGTTAGATCTCTTGTATTTAAGAAGTCTACATCTATCAAGTCCGCCATCAGCATCTCTTCTAATTCTTACTTCAGTTGAACTTACATATTCAACTACACCATCATGTTCAGCTTTAGGTAATACCCCTGAATCTACAGCTGCTTTAAACTCTATTCCTGTTCCAACAATTGGAGCTGCTGGTTTTAATAATGGAACTGCCTGACGTTGCATGTTAGATCCCATAAGTGCACGGCTGGCGTCATCATTTTCAAGGAAAGGTATCATTGCTGTAGCCACAGATACTATTTGACTAGGTGAAACATCCATTAAATCAACTTGATGTTTTGATACAACTATAACATCTTCTAATGTTCTAACTGTTATCTTATCTTCTAGAAAATGACCTTCTTTATCTAATGGCTCTTTTGCTTGAGCTACTAAATAATGATCTTCTTCATCTGCTGTTAAGTATACAATTTCCTCTTTTACTCTTGCATCTTTTTTATCTACAAGTCTATATGGAGTTTCTATAAAACCATACTCATTAACCTTAGCATAACATGCAAGTGAGTTAATAAGACCTATATTAGGTCCTTCAGGAGTTTCTATTGGACACATTCTACCATAATGAGAGTGGTGAACGTCTCTAACTTCAAATCCAGCTCTTTCTCTTGAAAGTCCTCCTGGTCCTAAAGCTGATAATCTTCTCTTATGAGTTAATTCTGATAAAGGATTTGTTTGATCCATGAATTGTGAAAGTTGAGAACTTCCAAAGAATTCCTTTATCGCAGCTGCTACCGGTCTAATATTAATTAATGCTTGAGGTGTTATAACTTCTTGGTCTTGAATAGTCATTCTTTCTTTGACTACTCTTTCCATTCTTGATAATCCAATTCTAAATTGGTTTTGTAATAATTCACCAACAGATCTTAATCTTCTATTCCCTAAGTGGTCTATGTCATCTATAGTACCTATTGAATAAGGTAATC is part of the Clostridium botulinum genome and harbors:
- the rpoB gene encoding DNA-directed RNA polymerase subunit beta, translating into MVHPIQIGKRTRMSFSKVKEMCPMPNLIEVQLNSYDWFWKEGLNEVFDDINPIQDYTGNLILEFIDYNLDKDAIKYSVEECKERDATYAAPLKVKVRLLNKETGEVKEQEVFMGDFPLMTQQGTFVINGAERVIVSQLVRSPGAYYGYDVDKTGKKLFSATVIPNRGAWLEYETDSNDIIYVRIDKTRKLPISILIRALGLGSDAEIIEWFGEEERLKSTIEKDNTKTREEALLEIYKRLRPGEPPTVDSAVSLINSLFFDAKRYDLSRVGRYKFNKKLAIYIRLLNQVAAEDVVNPFTGEIIVQKGETIERDKALEIQNCAINAVNIQVEDKVIKVIGNNFVDIHNFVDFDISDLKIKEHVHYPTLKKILDNYTDEESIKEEIRKNIHELIPKHIVVDDIYATVSYELGLPYSIGTIDDIDHLGNRRLRSVGELLQNQFRIGLSRMERVVKERMTIQDQEVITPQALINIRPVAAAIKEFFGSSQLSQFMDQTNPLSELTHKRRLSALGPGGLSRERAGFEVRDVHHSHYGRMCPIETPEGPNIGLINSLACYAKVNEYGFIETPYRLVDKKDARVKEEIVYLTADEEDHYLVAQAKEPLDKEGHFLEDKITVRTLEDVIVVSKHQVDLMDVSPSQIVSVATAMIPFLENDDASRALMGSNMQRQAVPLLKPAAPIVGTGIEFKAAVDSGVLPKAEHDGVVEYVSSTEVRIRRDADGGLDRCRLLKYKRSNQGTCINQRPIVSKGERLKAGDVLADGPSTDFGEIALGQNIRMGFITWEGYNYEDAMLVSEQLVRDDIFTSIHIEEYESEARDTKLGPEEITRDIPNVGEDALKNIDERGIVRIGAEVRSGDILVGKVTPKGETELTAEERLLRAIFGEKAREVRDTSLRVPHGEAGIIVDVKVFTRENGDELPPGVNELVRCYIAQKRKISVGDKMAGRHGNKGVISRILPEEDMPFLPDGRPLQICLNPLGVPSRMNIGQVLEVHLGWAAGEMGWHIATPVFNGAFEDEIVDLLKEAGYNADGKTVLYDGRTGEPFDNRVTVGYMYILKLHHLVDDKIHARSTGPYSLVTQQPLGGKAQFGGQRFGEMEVWALEAYGAAHTLQEVLTVKSDDVVGRVKTYEAIVKGENIPEPGVPESFKVLIKELQALCLDVKVLSGDNEEITIKETVDEEMEELGVNIEGNEDETIPVTQHQQSKDDSEEAVEDMNDIDEFDEMKLEYNDLPLDELENGLELEDFNDEH
- the rpoC gene encoding DNA-directed RNA polymerase subunit beta'; its protein translation is MIELNNFEALQIGLASPEQIREWSRGEVKKPETINYRTLKPEKDGLFCERIFGPIKDWECHCGKYKRVRYKGIVCDRCGVEVTKSKVRRERMGHIELAAPVSHIWYFKGIPSRMGLILDMSPRSLEKVLYFASYVVLDPKETPLLKKQLLSEKEYRESVEKYGEEAFEAGMGAEAVKNLLEEIDLEQLSQELKEALKTSTGQKKVRTIRRLEVVESFRKSTNKPQWMIIDVIPVIPPDLRPMVQLDGGRFATSDLNDLYRRVINRNNRLKKLLDLGAPDIIVRNEKRMLQEAVDALIDNGRRGRPVTGPGNRPLKSLSDMLKGKQGRFRQNLLGKRVDYSGRSVIVVGPELKMYQCGLPKEMALELFKPFVMKKLVESGAAHNIKSSKKMVERVMPQVWDVLEEVISEHPVLLNRAPTLHRLGIQAFQPVLVEGRAIKLHPLVCTAYNADFDGDQMAVHVPLSVEAQAEARFLMLAANNILKPSDGKPVCVPTQDMILGSYYLTIDKDGVKGEGKVFSNPDEVMMAYQTGAIDIHAKIKVRMTKEKDGEVISGIIDTTPGKLIFNDSIPQDLGFIDRSNPENEFKLEVDFLVTKKNLGKIIDKCYNKYGPTETSTMLDKIKSRGYHYSTIGAVTISVSDMTVPEAKNKLLSDTDLAVEKIEKMYRRGFISEDERYERVIEKWTQTTEDVANALMNNLDRFNPIFMMADSGARGSKSQIKQLAGMRGLMANPSGKIIELPIRASFREGLDVLEYFISTHGARKGNADTALKTADSGYLTRRLVDVSQDVIVREEDCGSQHGYEVSEIKEGNEVIETLTERLTGRYSIEDILDPNTGEVIVPADTYMDVNLAEEVEKRGVKKINIRSVFTCKSKHGVCAKCYGMNMATANKINIGESVGIVAAQSIGEPGTQLTMRTFHTGGVAGADITQGLPRVEELFEARKPKGLAIITEVAGTVKIEETKKKRIVHVIDNEGVDKSYDIPFGSRIKVINGNRIEAGDEITEGSVNPHDILAIKGPKEVKNYLLSEVQKVYRLQGVDINDKHLEVVVRQMTRKVKIKESGDTEFLPGTLVDIFDFEEINEKVREQGGEEATGEIALLGITKAALATDSFLSAASFQETTRVLTDAAIKGKIDPLLGLKENVIIGKLIPAGTGMMRYRSIKLNTDKEEIPEELINVDEA